Below is a window of Gossypium hirsutum isolate 1008001.06 chromosome A12, Gossypium_hirsutum_v2.1, whole genome shotgun sequence DNA.
TTCACTTTGTGACAGGTTTGTACTGTGAATTGTTTGTTCGTTGTGAGTCTTTTCAATCTTCTGATGCTTTGATACCAAAATTGATGTTGTTTAAGGGGGAAATGCACCAGTGAATCAATAAAAGAATTTGGTCTGAACAAAAAGGTAACGAAGAAGCTAGAACTCCAGAAAACTTAGGGTTTAAAAAAACCTttagtttctttatattatttcaaagaaaaataataagaataatgatTATGTCTATAAAGCCTACAACTTATTTATATAGGGCTTTCTTCCTTGCAAGTGAAGTTACTAGGCCCTAAGTTTAAATCGTAATAACCCTAGCCGTCTATCTAATAcatgaaataaatattataatataaatagaaGGTCCTGCATCATCTTCATTCTCCAACAAGATactggaaagaaaaaaaataacatgcaGAAGCTATGGAAACATTCCTCATGAGTTTACTAGTTCTTCTTTATGGCATATTGTCCTCTATAGTTTGTAGGGTGGAATTAGTGGTCCTGGTCACAAGAGCTAACGATGGGTGATCAtgcattaattgaattttttaggCATTGGTATGCTCAGATTAGACCCCACTGTCCATAAACTTGGTCTATTTTTGATACATTAATTGTCTTGGTTGAATATTAGAAGTGGTATTTCTTCGTTGATGTCTACCAATTACCAATGTAAGACTGCTAAATGGGCTTAATCTGTGTTTCAAGAATATCTTTATTCTACAATTTTCAGTGACGCGTTAATAGAGCAGGAGGTGAATGGAATGTCTGTAGCCGAAATATTTAAGCTTCATGGTGAGAGATTCTTCAGAAAAAAGGAGGTAAGCCAGCAAACTCTCTCTCTGTATGCACATATTCTTTCATTTCTTCAGTGTATCTTACTTGAATCATTACTTATGTTGATGGTCATGTAGAAAAGTAAGATTtcctaaaattatatttttggcaTCAtgccttttattttaatttttcttttttgagttGGTTTGagccttttatttaattatttttaagtttatttttaatgcCTTCTTTAGCTAAAACTGAGTGTAGATACAAGGGTTAATGTCTGCCTTCATGTGCTATGGTTGAAGATTGTAAACCAGTATTAATCTCACTTAAGTAGGATGTGTGCTGCTGGTCATATGCAGAATTGGATGACATGAGTTTTcagccttttttttttgtttttttttaacatgTTGGGAGTATGAAATTAGCTTATTATGTCAATAGAAACCTTTCTATTAAGCCATTTGCGATAGAATATTATTGCAGACATGTAAATTTGACCAACATTCAGAAGTTGGTTTTGGCTGAGTTTCACTAATATAAAGGAGAGGCCACTGTAAGCTGGAGATAGcaaatttccaaaagaaaagcATTAGACAAGTTGCTAACTGATTTTAGTCTCTATCATCACTTATTCTAGGACCATTGTTTATGATTGCATGTAGGACCAATTTGGTCATTATACTTCTTGTCATTATAATATATTTCGCATTTTTCCAATTGAACTGAATCTTTTATATTCTTCTTCTTGTCTACAAGACTGAGGTATTGCAGAGGCTCTCTTCAAAGAAACAACTTGTTGTTTCTACCGGCGGAGGTGCAGTTGTATGCGATGTGAACTGGTAAACAAgaatttaattagtttagatacTTCTCTCTACATCGGTTCGATTTTCTGTTGCATAAACTATGACAATCTGAAACCCTTTTATTTGGTTTATCAGGGATTATATGCAAAAGAAGGGGATTGTTGTCTGGTTAGATGTACCTTTGGAAGCCTTGGCACAGAGGATTGCTGCAGTAGGTACTCATTCTCGTCCCCTTTTGCATTATGAACATGGTGATCCCTATACAAAGGTAGTCTGTTgctgattttattttctttccttctgTGGACTTGGTTTACATGGTCTAGCAAGTTTTTGACGTTCTGACCCTTTACAGGCTTTAAAACGTCTGTCTTACCTTTTGGAACTGAGGGGTAAAAATTATGCTAAAGCAAATGCCCGGGTTTCATTGGAAGGTATGTGTAGTTAAACCTGTCTTAGACTATGTTATGTTTAGACGAGAGAGTGTGAAGTCTCTGTTGGCTGGTTGCTTGAAATGCATCAATGCTCATTTACCTTCAGCTTGTTTACATTCTTGGAAGATATGAGATACCATGTGATGTCATTGTCTTTCCTTCTTTACTTCTTTTGCCGCCATATTCTCCTTGTATTTTCACTTGTTGCTGCAGTGTTTACGTTTATCTCTGGATGATTTTTCTTTAAACTAGTGTTCCAAAAAATTCAGAAATTGCAGGCAAACTAGGTTATAGAGATGTATCAGATCTTACTCCAACAGAGATTGCAATCGAggtcttttctttctctttgtcCTATATTTTCTCTTATCCGATTACAATGTTTGGCTAAATGGTATCACTGTATTGTTAGGCATTGCAACAAATTGAAGGGTATCTAAAGGAGGAAGGTGGCATGGTCGTTGCTGGATTATAGTTTTGAAAAAGCTATAGATATGGTGATTGAATTTCGTTTTATTTGTGGCATAGCATGTCAAAATTGAccagttctttttttttttccatctctGCACCGGTGTAGTTTGTTTCCACAACTAAGTTGTGTAACTCCCAATGTATTGTCACTAAATATCATGAACATGATGCACTTGCATATGTTTGCCTCATTCGTTtttgttttagtattttttatgttcattttacTATCTATGTTTGGGGTTTATGATTGTTCTTTTCAACATTTTTGTCTTTGAAGGTTTGTATTTTCAGTGAGACATGTTGTTTCGAGATTTAAATGGTGATGGCGAAATTGGTAGACCTTAGGGACTTAATTGGATTAGATACTAGAGATAAAAGTTTAAGAAGTCTTGTTTCAGGCTTTCAGCTCTGTAATAATATCCGCTCTCAATTTTTATAGTGGGCATGAATGCCTTGGAATCAATTCCTTTTGATTAAGAAGGTGTGTAATAATTCCGCTGTAATAAGATAAAAGCATCatattgaagttttttttttatttttttgccaatttgataattatttttttacagaaaatattaattaaaacatgcaCGTGACggtaataaataattataaaattaaaaaaaatagaatttgaaaattgaaaattatattcatgaaattcaaaaaaagaatACATGTGGATTGTTATGTtgtaatctttaaaaatttaatatttagtaaatattttcgttaaaaaataataatttaattttttttggaagattaatggttaaataaatttttttaaagaaatattaaagattaaatttaacttaaaaaaataataagagtcaaattgataaaatatataaatgttatactCTTCAAATCTTATGTGTGAGGATTGAACCTTTAATCTTTTGTTCGTGaactttaatctttatatttttttgagcTAGTCAATTTTAatcattgtattttttttttgaaatttgaaatttcagtACTTAAAccaaaatgtgaaaattaaatccATTAGGTGAGGtgaaattctgctattagtctcGTAAGTTGTGGGTTTATCTCCTATTCTCCAATttcgtaattttttaaaatttgaaatttcaactGTGACTCAAGTCTCAAATGATAGTCACTAAATATATTAAGTAAAAtaatgtgatttttatttaaGTGTTATGTGAAAATAGTAAACTGACATGTTTAccgtataaaattttaaaaataatagaatttgaaaatgaccaaattaaagtaaaaaaactaAGGTCTAGTTCTCCATTGTTGTTGTGGTTGAAAAATGATTTTCAGAAGAAAAAATGCTTTTAAAAATTATGGTAAAAAAGTGTTGTGAAAAAGTGTAGTTTATTAAGTTTTGGTGTACTTCATTGTTGTCAAAAATGGTGGttgaaggttaattttttttttgtttatgatagtggaaaattaaaaattagttaagttatatgatatttaaataatttaatataatagtacaagaagtataaattttaaatatttttaaataattaataaaaattatttttaaaattaataatacacaaaataattttaaaacttaaataaaataataaatgatatttaaataatataatataatgatacataaattataaattaatctatttttcatatacttttaaataattaatacaaataaaatattttgataattgttgctcccaaaaacaaaaataaaaaaacatcttAATCTCATCTATTGTATTTCAGTTTAGTGAAAAAACAGTTTTTGACCGCAATTTTCACCCTTAAAACTAATTATTCTCAATGTTTTACTGGCCCGAAATCGGAACTAAGGAGACCAATTCAAGATAAAAGACATAAGATTTGGATtcttgtgtgtgtgtttttttctGTTTTAATCTTGTCATGTATCTTTACAGTGTTACCCTTAGAGACTTGGAGTCGTTCATTACGGAACTTAACCTTTTCCGTGTCCTGAATCGTTTCAGATCTATAATCCCATCCGTTGGAATCCAAAGAAATATCATCGGACGGTTCTTATTATCCTAACCCAATCGGGCCCGCAAGTCCCAGGGATAATCCATCACGTAAATATTCGCCACGTGGCGTAATATCCGCCGTGACAGCGCACCGGAAACATCTGTGGGAGAAAAAGTCAAGACATTCTAGATTTACCCTCGAAATTCATTGACAACGTGTCGAACAGTCATTGGCTGAATACAACCGCCGCGTACTTTGCTCTCAACTCACTGATTGTTCCGCCCCAGTTATTTTTAACCCTCTTCCCCCCTTCTGTACtttctctcttattttctttaGATCCAAACagcttatatttttctttttagttaCTACCAATCTCTTTTGGGCTTtctaattttggcaaaatttaaAGGAGAGGTGGAGATCCATTTCCCCCTTTCAACTTTCTTGATAAGGTTAGTACTTTCATCTAAAATCTTATCTCTTGGTTATTTGGCTGGCGAAGTTTCTTTCGCTTCTTTGGTTCTCGATTTGTGTGCTTCTTAGTAACGGGTATTTGGATCTgatgttgattttattttttaaagtgctttgttttgagtttttttttgcaTCTCGGTGAAGTAGAGCACACAATTTAAGTAACCGTATGCATATTTAATCTGAATTTAGGGTTTTATTACGAACAATAGGATGGATCCAGTTATTGCGTCTGTTTGGTTTGCGAGAAAATTAGGGGAAAGAaccattgaaaatgaaaattgaggtaaaaaggaagaaaaattgttaattaaataattttgtcTTATCCTCTTTATAGATCGTTTTGGGGgttattcaatttatttccttTTGCAAAGATTTAAAACTATGGGATCTGTAAGTTGTCTGGAATTGTCTTCATTTCACTTGGTTATGCTatatttcttttccattttcctcCTCTATTTACCCGTTGAGGCTTCACATGTTAACACTGAATGGAAAGCTATGTGCCTGGTATTTACATGCTTCCAGCATAGCCTTGACCGTTGACCTGTTGCTTATCATACAGTCACTATGAGGCCTTGACCGACTTGTACAAGTTCATCTAAGTGTCCATCTCTATTTAATTAGGCTATGGATGCCAGATAGTTTTGTTGGTGTGTTATTTAAGTCAAATCTATTGCTTCTTTTTAAGAGTTTCTATGGTTGAGCTGCTAATCATCAAAGATTgcaattttataattgttttagtatttttttttcccATGTATAATATGCCTCTTTTCCCATGCATGAAGGTCGGTGTAATTTGCAATGAAGTTTGGTTTTTTGTTCTGATTTCCTGTTTCACTGCAGTGACGAGGGCCATGTGAGTTGTTTGAACTGAAATACTGTTGTTGACGTTTTTCGACGGGATAAGCTTATTGTTGTTCTAAGTGTGCACAAAGATGGGTAGATGCAAGGGTTGTGGGAAATTAGGAAGGATTCTACCAAGGGATGAGCCTGTGAATCCTTACCATTCTGCATTTCTGTGTTCCCCTGTTGTTTCTGTTTGGGATTGCATTGTCCGTAAGATGAGATATTCTTGCAGACCTGAGTTTGTGTAGCcttgattttatataatttatattaggaATACGTAGCCGTCAAagtgtttttttaaagaaaaaaaaagtgaaagaggAAAACAGATAGGTTTATAGGGAAATGTATACTATTTAGAGGAACCCTTTtacagaaaaaagaaagaatctGAGTAAACAGAAGTGCGGGTTTAAAAGCTGTTTAAGTTTTAATGGATAACAAGGGATGCAATAAAGTGCAACCAGTAGCGAGAAAAGCAAAAAAGAAACAGGTGAAGGATGAGTTGGATCGTATTAAACAGGCTGAGAAGAAAAAAAGGCGTTTGGAGAAAGCTCTTGCTACTTCTGCAGCCATCCGATCCGAACTAGAGAAGAAGAAacagaaaaagaaggaagaacagCAAAGGCTTGATGAGGATGGTGCTGCAATTGCTGAGGCTGTTGCTTTGCATGTCCTGGTTGGTGAAGACTCGGGGGATTCATGTGAGATTATGGTAAAGAAGGACGAGGGGTTCAACCATTGGGATTGGGGAAGGAGATCTAGGCTTCCCCATCAGGCTCACACAACCTCTCAAGGGTGGGTCGCTAATGCGTATAGTGGTGGATGCGAGTGGGCTGAGTTTGGAAGCAGTGACTGGTCCTTCACGTATGGAGCTTGCAGAAGGGATCTACATGCACCATGGTTTGAGGATAGAGGCTGGGGAAACGAAGAACTTTCAGCTGGTCTTATAGCAGCACAGGCTGTTTCAGCACTGCAAATCACAGAGGACGCAGATGTAGTAGACACCATCGTGCTTGACAGAATGTTGAGAGGCTAGCCTAGCATTTTGTTGTTATATTTGCCACTTTCCATGTTGCTTgctgtctttttatcttttattcatAAATCTGAATAATGGATCtgtatatatatgtcatgactttGTCACGCATCTGGTGCTTGTTGCTTCTTTATATATTAAACTTTGTTGCACCATACTGTCAAATGGTCTGTTTCTTGGTACTGTTCTAATTTCCCCCCTTTCATTTTGCCCAACATGAATGATTTTCAAGATGCTTTTGAGGGTAAAAGTACAAGAGAAGTTCTATATTaggagtcaaattgtattttattttttaggttcaaaaaatagataaattaattattatattttagattaaagagtaaactgtttttgttaaaaaatttaacaatttttatggttcaaattttatttctatATGCCGGAATGAGATATATATGGCAggcatgaaatttttaatttaaaagattaatttGTTCTTTAATTCCGCGTACAAGTAATGGAAGCAAAGCACAAATGATTCCAATAGCCTTCTTTTTGAGGCATGAATGAACTTGCTCTAATCGTATTGATGC
It encodes the following:
- the LOC107943352 gene encoding uncharacterized protein, whose product is MDNKGCNKVQPVARKAKKKQVKDELDRIKQAEKKKRRLEKALATSAAIRSELEKKKQKKKEEQQRLDEDGAAIAEAVALHVLVGEDSGDSCEIMVKKDEGFNHWDWGRRSRLPHQAHTTSQGWVANAYSGGCEWAEFGSSDWSFTYGACRRDLHAPWFEDRGWGNEELSAGLIAAQAVSALQITEDADVVDTIVLDRMLRG